A DNA window from Pseudomonas wuhanensis contains the following coding sequences:
- a CDS encoding DUF6124 family protein produces the protein MKKITLTLVENPATSEPETLEPTQLPQATERAVSARRRNLNRNIFSVRPDVDTLTLLAHASETLASLNVMTMDFADRLEGPQRNVALALQQLTMLTELLVNRARDNLDPNASVAVGEPPVLH, from the coding sequence ATGAAAAAAATCACCCTGACATTAGTTGAAAATCCGGCCACTTCAGAGCCTGAAACCCTTGAGCCAACCCAACTCCCCCAAGCCACCGAACGCGCCGTCAGCGCCCGCCGGCGCAACCTGAACAGGAACATCTTCAGCGTCCGCCCCGACGTCGACACGCTCACCCTGCTCGCTCATGCCAGCGAAACCCTGGCCTCCCTCAACGTCATGACTATGGACTTTGCCGACCGACTCGAAGGCCCACAGCGTAATGTGGCACTGGCGCTTCAGCAGTTGACGATGCTGACCGAGCTTTTGGTCAACCGAGCGCGGGACAACCTCGATCCGAACGCGTCGGTGGCCGTAGGCGAGCCTCCCGTCCTTCACTGA